CCATGAATCTCCATTGTAGTGCTGCACCCCATTGGTGAACCAGATTTAACTCTTATCTCCTGATGAAAGTCTCTTCCTACCTTATCCGCACCATTACCAACACTGACACTGTCATTTATCACATCCCCCGAGCCTCCTGATTTTACTTTATCAGTATCCAAACCCATTATTGGAGTTGAGTTCTCCAAAAACCCCATCACCTTTTTGCCTTCAACATTACAACATTTATTCTCCTCCCTCAACCCTTGGGTAGATTTACCTTTCTCATCCACTTTATCCATCATGTAATGCCCTACATTTCTTTCCACCAAGTGATAGGCTTCTCCACTCTACGCTTGTCACATTGGGCTACAATATGTCTAGTTCTAAAACATCTCCTACATCTAAAGGACACCTCTCCAAAGTCCAGGGGCTACAACCAACTCCCTTTTGAGGTTTTAATCGAGATCTCACATGGGAGTTCTATAAGCACATCCATCTCCACCAGAATCCGAGCATAAGTTATGTGTAGTAGATTTAAAGAACCTTCGTCTACCATCAAGAAGTTGCCCAAAGAGTTCCCTACTGCCTCAACATaggaatcaaatcaaaattgcatggGAAGGTTAGGAAGCCTGACCCAAAGAGAAATACAATCAAAAGATTTCCAAAAAGGGCTAAAAGTTAGATGCCAAGGTTTTAGCATAAGAAAATGGTTGTCCTCCCAACACCACTAATTGTCACAGAGAATCACATTCCTATCCTTCTCAttttaaaaaacaacaacaaaaaaccctCAAGCATGTGGGTAAATTTGAACACAATCTTCTAGAATGGGTTCCCATTGTGCAGAGATCCACTTGTCAAGATCACTCAAACTTGGCCAAAAACCTTTGAAACGTCCAATAAGCCCTAGGCCCGAgaaaaatctttcattttgttcCACTTCTTTTTCCATCTCCTCCATCAAAGACATAATGACAAGCTTGACAATAAGATGCCCCACACAAGTAGACTTGGCAAAACCCTCCCTATCAGTGTGCAGTAGTCCAATCGTTTGACCGTGCCAATTGAGATGAGAAACAAAAGAAGGCCTAGAAGGCTGTCGATCTTGGACAAAATCTTTCTCACCCCACAATGAGCTCCCCTCACCAATACTGGAACAGTAAGGGTGCGACTTCCTTGGACCATGCCACAATGAAATCCTACTCCCACCATCACCTTCATATAAGCCATCATGTTTAATCTCACTCGTGACCTTCTCACACATTGAAGTAGAGGCGTAACCCATCTGAGAGCTGCTATGTCTCACCACAACCGTCCAATCCTCTCTCGCTCTCCACGAATGCCTGTTGATAGAGATCCTCCATGCCTTCGAAGCCCTAGCTGCAGGAGCCATTCCTCGTGATGAAGACCAGTAAATTATTAATATTGATTATTGCACAATTATAATGTTGTATCTTTTTTTTCTTAAATACTACCGATAGCTTATTAAATTCAAATATAaaacttcttgcaaataaattttatataatataCAACGAGAATATCAATTGCACCTCTTTATGATGTAAGTGCtagtttattttttattacttttatACTAAATTTTGATATCGAAAAAGgcgagaggacccagtagttgaatgttttccaattcttgtgatagaaggtgttgatttaataccccataCTTGtcgatttaatgtccaatttttgtacaacattgcaccaatagttgtgactttaaagttgttattgttgatgatgagtaccaataattaaatgaaatataccctttgttgtaaaaagcaaccaatcatgtgatgccacatcagttgcacaAGTATTGGGGACTCTTTTATAGgtctattggtctcaccttttttttgagctgttttggacaccttggcaaaaagcatgttgatgtggcatcatatttgacaaTGTgactaaaaccttagttataagcaagagacttgccaagtaagctgttgtaaaaaaaCGAGAGTGATTTGaagtttccatgtaaaattttgaaaagagtgaagttagggtgcacaactactaggtcctctccccCAATTTAAAATTTCCACctaagattttgagaagcacgaaaTTAGGATGCACAACTACTAAGTCCTCTCcccaatgcatttttttttttcacagttttaataaatttatttattagcaGCCATTAATCACCGCTAGAGAGAACTCTCTATTTACGTCAGTTTCTCATAACCCACAATCACTGAAAAGCTTTGTTATTAGATTTTTCTCAGAGGGGGTGAAGATTACCCGAAATAAGGAGAAGAACAGATAAACCAGAAAGCAAAGCAGCCATGGCAACCACCAGAGTGCAGAGGATTATGACCCAACCCATCGTAATCTTATTTATTCTTCCCCATTATTTTGATATTTACCCCTGTTTTTAGTTGCAATCAACTGATTTTCTTATACTGACTGTTTTGGGTGTCGCATTAACTGCACAGAACTTGATATTTCGATTCCTTCAAAGCAAAGCACGCATTCAAATTTGGCTATTCGAGCAGAAGGATCTGAGAATTGAGGGCCGCATCATTGTAAGTACAACTCggcttttcttttttttatttttttctcgtTTTTCAgggaaaataagaaaaataaataaaagcgCAGTGATTTTATgtaattttaaagttttttttaaagatGCACGCATTCTTGTTGGAGATAATGTTAGATAACAATCTGGCAACATTTTTGTCAAGACTTACTGTGCACGGCTATTTGGCTACGTATGCGTGGTTGAAGCTTTGCGACGTTTTATTGCAACAGCGAGGTTTGAACCTGGATTTTGTCATTCCCACGGTACAACCCGTtgaatagggtttagggttttactaAAATATGTTTGATCGAAAataaggtttagggttagggtttagcccGATAGATTTCCATAGTCTGCCACATGTCGGCAAACCAGGTAATAGTGCTAAGGACGAACTTGCTTTAAGCTGCATGGGCGTTTCTGTTGGTTGATATATGCATTTCTGAAATGGGGTTTCGTTTTTTCTGTTTTTGAAATAAGATTTAGGGTTTATTTGAGTTCTGAGAACTAGTCTCAGTGGCATTGGGAACTTTCAGGCGTTTTTCAAATTTAAACAGCAATATTTGTTAACATAGGTCACTTAGAAATTTACCATATGGAAGTTACCTCGCAACCTTGCCACATTTTCAGAGGATTTACTACACAATTTCTATGAagctattatatattatttttcatgCATGGTTTTAAGAAATTTATTTAGAAGCCGAAGGAAATTATTTGGAAACTTCATACAAAATGGAATCCAATGGTTCTGTTTTCCTCAGATTAagctttctatttttttatttttatttttatttt
The nucleotide sequence above comes from Cryptomeria japonica chromosome 11, Sugi_1.0, whole genome shotgun sequence. Encoded proteins:
- the LOC131068241 gene encoding uncharacterized protein LOC131068241 codes for the protein MATTRVQRIMTQPINLIFRFLQSKARIQIWLFEQKDLRIEGRIIGFDEYMNLVLDDAEEVSIKKKTRKVLGRILLKGDNITLMMNTGK